A window of the Hevea brasiliensis isolate MT/VB/25A 57/8 chromosome 6, ASM3005281v1, whole genome shotgun sequence genome harbors these coding sequences:
- the LOC131180852 gene encoding wall-associated receptor kinase-like 8, with amino-acid sequence MGMRLVSQVNFSLAILLTMQLAIAAAPMAKPNCTDHCGSISIPYPFGIGKDCYMEDWFEIECDNTINPPRPLLSRFNMEVFRIDLGSSAVEVESPIISSNCSGREDGMPVNLTGSPFLLSDENVFTATGCNTRALVTYNSPQLVGCDSTCLGEQNDVDWREMLPKIMRKGSDGNWLREYCSGYNCCQTIIPSLVQVFNPILQDKEGNQNKGGCKLAFIAGGSGTIFQRNKDPYVQFPMLIDWMINSSRKKDVDWETVNCFNYSDNSFNEPVFRCSCKNGYEGNPYLRCTDIDECKDPTYGQCQGILRCVNTRGSYKCVPDAKWIIIFGLCAGIIVLFVLILGARCLYKSVKKRNNIRRREKFFKRMLQQQISSSEGNVEKAKIFSLKELEKATDHFNVNRIIGQGGQGTVYKGMLADGRIVAVKKSKIVDEAKVEHFINEVVILSLINHRNVVKLLGCCLEAEVPLLIYEFVSNGTLFRYLHEQDEEFPLSWATRLQIATEISGALSYLHSAAPIPIFHRDIKSKNILLDEKYKAKVSDFGISRSIAIGQTHLTTNVQGTFGYLDPEYFQTSQFTEKSDVYSFGVVLVELLTGQEPICSAKSEEVTSLATIFIQMMENNKLYEIIDPQIIEQYSIKEEVMAVANLAKRCLNLNGKKRPTMKQATLELETIRYSHENVYVEEIWEETELDLQDVAAASSSTSVSSTTW; translated from the exons ATGGGTATGAGACTAGTGTCTCAGGTCAATTTCAGTTTGGCAATATTGCTAACTATGCAGTTGGCAATAGCAGCAGCACCCATGGCGAAGCCCAACTGCACAGATCATTGCGGAAGTATTAGCATTCCATACCCATTTGGAATTGGTAAGGATTGTTATATGGAGGACTGGTTTGAGATTGAGTGCGACAACACAATCAATCCTCCTAGACCATTATTAAGTCGCTTCAACATGGAAGTGTTCCGTATTGATCTTGGTAGCAGCGCAGTTGAAGTCGAAAGTCCAATAATATCCTCCAATTGTTCAGGCAGGGAAGACGGTATGCCTGTGAATTTGACCGGAAGTCCTTTCCTTTTGTCCGACGAGAATGTGTTCACTGCAACAGGCTGCAACACTCGTGCTTTAGTCACCTATAATTCGCCCCAACTGGTTGGTTGCGATTCAACCTGCCTTGGCGAGCAGAATGATGTTGATTGGCGAGAAATGCTTCCTAAAATCATGAGAAAAGGTTCCGATGGAAATTGGCTACGGGAGTATTGTAGTGGATACAATTGCTGCCAAACGATAATACCTTCATTGGTTCAGGTTTTCAATCCAATTTTACAGGATAAAGAAGGGAATCAAAACAAAGGTGGTTGCAAGTTGGCATTTATAGCAGGCGGATCAGGAACCATTTTCCAGAGAAACAAGGATCCATATGTGCAGTTTCCAATGCTGATAGATTGGATGATCAACTCCAGCCGAAAGAAAGATGTTGACTGGGAAACCGTGAATTGCTTTAATTACTCTGATAATTCTTTCAATGAGCCCGTGTTCCGTTGTTCTTGCAAGAATGGGTATGAGGGCAATCCTTACCTTAGATGCACAG ATATTGATGAATGCAAAGATCCAACATATGGTCAGTGTCAAGGAATATTAAGATGTGTAAATACTCGTGGATCTTACAAATGTGTACCAGATGCAAAATGGATTATCATTTTTG GTCTTTGCGCTGGCATTATAGTATTGTTTGTACTCATACTTGGCGCAAGATGTCTATATAAATcagtaaagaaaagaaacaacATCAGGAGGAGGGAAAAGTTCTTCAAAAGAATGTTACAGCAACAAATAAGTTCAAGCGAAGGCAATGTTGAGAAGGCCAAAATATTTAGCTTAAAAGAGTTGGAAAAGGCAACTGATCACTTCAATGTGAATAGAATTATAGGCCAAGGTGGCCAGGGTACTGTTTACAAAGGAATGTTGGCGGATGGAAGAATTGTTGCAGTTAAGAAATCCAAGATAGTAGATGAAGCAAAAGTTGAACATTTCATTAATGAAGTTGTGATTTTATCACTTATTAATCACAGAAATGTGGTAAAGCTACTTGGATGTTGCTTGGAGGCAGAAGTTCCTCTGCTTATCTATGAGTTCGTCTCTAATGGAACACTTTTTCGGTATCTGCATGAACAAGATGAGGAATTTCCATTATCATGGGCAACTCGTTTGCAAATTGCTACAGAAATTTCAGGAGCACTTTCCTATTTGCACTCTGCAGCACCTATACCAATATTTCATCGGGACATCAAGTCAAAAAATATACTCTTGGATGAAAAGTATAAGGCAAAAGTATCAGATTTTGGAATTTCAAGATCGATTGCAATTGGGCAAACTCACCTTACAACTAATGTTCAAGGCACTTTTGGGTACTTAGATCCAGAATACTTTCAAACAAGCCAATTTACAGAGAAAAGTGATGTTTATAGTTTTGGGGTAGTGCTTGTTGAGCTGTTGACTGGACAAGAGCCAATTTGCTCAGCAAAGTCCGAAGAAGTAACTAGTTTAGCAACAATTTTTATTCAAATGATGGAAAATAACAAACTTTATGAGATAATCGACCCTCAAATTATAGAGCAATATTCCATCAAAGAAGAAGTCATGGCTGTTGCTAACCTTGCAAAGAGATGCCTAAACCTTAATGGAAAGAAACGGCCTACAATGAAACAAGCAACACTGGAGTTGGAGACGATTCGGTATTCTCATGAAAATGTATATGTTGAAGAAATTTGGGAAGAAACTGAATTAGACCTTCAGGATGTTGCTGCTGCATCTTCTTCAACATCGGTTTCTAGCACTACTTGGTAA